In Hydractinia symbiolongicarpus strain clone_291-10 chromosome 15, HSymV2.1, whole genome shotgun sequence, one DNA window encodes the following:
- the LOC130628750 gene encoding group XIIA secretory phospholipase A2-like, whose amino-acid sequence MEWKKIFQILCYVVIQASTQDLSGLGNLAKVFSILSGQNTCELKCPKGHQPTRNPRHIPSSNGCGSMGIKFDVSDHPGFTECCNEHDLCYDTCNSNRDNCDEEFKECLNNACEFESIHRKRSNDKSMECKQLIELMHSGTVGLGCAAFKEAQRNACLCDGRTLSKKEIKKIEEQQEL is encoded by the exons ATGGAATggaaaaaaatctttcaaatttTGTGCTATGTTGTGATTCAGGCAAGCACTCAAGATCTTAGTGGCTTGGGAAATTTAGCAAAGGTTTTTTCCATACTTTCTGGTCAAAACACATGTGAGCTAAAATGTCCAAAAG GACATCAGCCTACAAGAAATCCAAGACACATCCCATCAAGCAATGGGTGTGGTTCTATGGGTATAAAG tttgatgTGTCTGATCACCCTGGATTTACGGAATGTTGTAACGAACACGATTTGTGCTACGACACATGCAATTCAAATCGAGACAATTGCGACGAAGAGTTTAAAGAGTGCTTAAACAACGCGTGCGAATTCGAAAGCATTCATCGAAAACGTTCGAATGATAAATCGATGGAATGTAAACAGTTGATCGAGTTGATGCATTCTGGCACGGTTGGTCTAGGCTGCGCAGCGTTCAAAGAGGCACAGCGCAACGCGTGCTTATGTGATGGCCGCACGTTAAGCAAAAAAGAGATAAAGAAAATAGAAGAACAGCAAGAATTATAA
- the LOC130628749 gene encoding uncharacterized protein LOC130628749 — MEIQQNCPRNKINMGVANNVAELNSYVLENIVKKKAYKTAVTELHHKRQQRDFLSLVKNITKDSDNQAYLSYNEEDLSTFTVILKPNGGLYSGHSFNFKIHMPAKYPAAPPQITCMQHIYHPNIDDEGEICLSLLDDWCGDTNDLRDCVIGLLFLFHHPNIDDPLSPYFDPYELSEKEFRENVEKSLVGKAVDGVIFKL; from the coding sequence ATGGAAATCCAGCAAAATTGTCCCCGAAACAAAATCAACATGGGTGTTGCTAATAATGTAGCAGAATTAAATTCATACGTTTTGGAAAACATTGTCAAGAAAAAAGCATATAAAACTGCTGTTACTGAACTTCATCATAAAAGACAACAAAGAGATTTTCTGTCCCTAGTAAAGAATATTACAAAGGATTCTGACAACCAGGCTTACTTATCATACAATGAGGAAGATTTATCAACATTTACCGTGATTCTGAAGCCAAATGGAGGGCTATATTCTGGGCACtcgtttaattttaaaattcatatgCCAGCAAAGTATCCCGCAGCCCCTCCACAGATTACTTGTATGCAACATATCTACCACCCTAATATTGACGATGAAGGAGAAATTTGCTTAAGTTTGCTTGATGATTGGTGTGGAGACACCAATGACCTACGGGATTGTGTTATTGGTTTGTTGTTTCTATTTCACCATCCTAATATTGATGATCCTTTGAGTCCATATTTTGACCCATATGAGTTGTCAGAAAAAGAATTTCGTGAAAATGTTGAAAAGTCTTTGGTGGGGAAAGCGGTGGACGGAGTCATATTCAAAttgtaa
- the LOC130628744 gene encoding inhibitor of nuclear factor kappa-B kinase subunit alpha-like isoform X3: protein MNKVEAGEVFGDWQYHREIGSGGFGLVTAWKNQITSEMLVIKQCKQKLDPRNKGRWQDEIQLMNSNKHINLVAGRPIPTEIENALRSPEPLLGLEYCESDLRKLLGNAIHSCGLKEKMVVNILKDVSCGLEFLHKKNIVHRDLKPENILLCHQGNNVIYKITDLGYAKQLDARSICMSFVGTIQYLAPELYDYQSGYNRTADYWSFGTVIFECITGTRPFLLTEHAFQWPKLIKDKSDQHIWGYNDDLSNSVKFCADIPSPNHMCPPLLDAFKNWLQMVLKHDPKTRGKNEKGEIICYTTISSILDMKIIHILNVLTCIDVAYECRPDDCGSHLKAFLKEHTGIPIKNQLILFPCGDELEDDDSLERCHQQPDLIYLFNKNKRAEHNINIFLSQRVRELAGSPDELRKYPDLKLYWSHSLYDCSKMASEYEQLLRGQRALMINMVRTKYKKCEQLKEEFVKAAIRLDSIINIYEESYNCDLQFYKKTDLTEEEASFLEEWRVMYDEVKSFAECINNDILKEITQVQEQCSQLQQSPLISEQKQNELEELSCQAEKKVDKLRRAPPEYKDKKHDSKHIYEIIMKCVSEKERLLRIFYEHLKKVVVNRYKLTDLINKISEQNQVLKDKADIILKRQLYRQGLLWRLFGSQLSSPGSSMTSNNSFIPSMMSKLDTADESESSSQIIDDMEDTFKKLENLLNNEDEQGSDIPSPPNDKYGPVRSATVDGSSTQKACINKEPLRNRRESAPASYSLPEDSFHRPGSHVRPSHDISIPRIPRVFSEERGPISVSPSGMNRSSVRVSNIQTHTRHPNYSSVQQPASYPYQGPQSLEYRRNPVPEYGPTITEHLHTSNSHLTRQGHVYFCDLNKHQHTSLSSSPSSASELCVLNPVTINDSTHFGTMSGYRDTPIPGPSPNASYLNNTDFYNQGYFKNGHIRSTNVGGRTTPGART, encoded by the exons atgaataagGTAGAAGCTGGTGAAGTATTTGGAGATTGGCAGTACCATCGTGAAATAGGCAGTGGTGGCTTTGGACTTGTAACAGCATGGAAGAATCAG ataaCCAGTGAAATGCTTGTCATTAAGCAGTGCAAGCAAAAACTTGATCCTAGAAACAAGGGTCGCTGGCAAGACGAAATCCAGCTCATGAACTCCAATAAACACATAAATTTAGTTGCTGGCCGTCCTATTCCAACAGAGATTGAAAATGCTTTGAGAAGTCCAGAACCATTGTTGGGACTTGAATATTGTGAGAGCGATTTAAGAAAG CTCCTTGGTAATGCAATACACAGTTGTggcttaaaagaaaaaatggttGTAAATATATTAAAAGATGTTTCATGTGGCTTAGAATTTcttcacaaaaaaaacattgtccATAGAGACTTAAAGCCTGAAAATATCTTGTTGTGTCATCAAGGTAATAATGTAATCTACAAGATAACAGATCTAGGCTATGCTAAGCAACTTGATGCCAGAAGTATATGTATGTCTTTTGTTGGTACTATTCAATATTTG GCTCCTGAATTATACGATTATCAAAGTGGTTATAACCGAACAGCAGACTACTGGAGTTTTGGTACTGTTATTTTTGAATGTATAACTGGAACCAGGCCCTTTTTGTTGACAGAACATGCTTTTCAGTGGCCAAAATTAATTAAAGACAAAAGCGATCAACACATATGGGGTTACAACGATGATTTATCAAACAGTGTGAAGTTTTGCGCAGATATTCCGTCTCCTAACCACATGTGTCCACCCCTTTTAGATGCATTCAAAAACTG GCTTCAAATGGTTTTAAAACATGACCCAAAAACCCGTGGCAAGAATGAGAAAGGAGAAATAATTTGTTACACAACGATTAGTAGCATTCTTGACATGAAAATCATTCACATCCTGAATGTGTTGACGTGTATTGACGTTGCGTATGAATGTCGACCTGACGACTGTGGGAGCCATTTAAAAGCTTTCCTCAAAGAGCACACAGGTATTCCTATTAAAAACCAATTAATCTTATTTCCATGTGGTGATGAACTAGAAGATGATGATAGTTTAGAAAGATGTCATCAACAACCAGATTTGATTTActtatttaacaaaaacaagCGCGCTGAGCACAATATCAATATCTTCTTGTCGCAACGCGTGCGAGAGCTTGCAGGCTCGCCAGACGAATTACGTAAATATCCAGACTTGAAGCTGTATTGGTCTCACTCTCTGTACGACTGCAGTAAAATGGCATCAGAATATGAACAGCTGCTTCGTGGTCAGCGGGCACTAATGATTAACATGGTGCGCACAAAGTATAAAAAATGCGAGCAGTTGAAAGAAGAGTTCGTGAAAGCAGCAATCCGGCTTGACTCTATTATCAATATATATGAAGAAAGTTACAATTGcgatttacaattttacaaaaagaCTGACCTCACAGAGGAAGAGGCAAGTTTTTTGGAGGAATGGAGAGTAATGTATGATGAAGTAAAAAGTTTTGCAGAGTGTATTAACAACGATATACTCAAAGAAATTACTCAAGTACAAGAACAGTGTTCGCAGTTGCAACAAAGCCCACTGATCTCTGAACAGAAACAAAATGAATTGGAAGAATT gtCGTGTCAAGCGGAGAAAAAAGTAGACAAACTGCGGAGAGCGCCTCCAGAGTACAAAGATAAGAAACATGACTCGAAACATATCtatgaaataataatgaaatgTGTCTCCGAAAAGGAAAGGTTGCTTCGAATTTTTTATGAGCATCTCAA GAAAGTCGTGGTTAATAGATATAAGTTGACCGATTTAATTAACAAAATCTCAGAACAAAATCAAGTTTTAAAGGATAAAGCAGACATAATTCTAAAG agACAGTTATATAGACAAGGTTTATTATGGAGATTATTTGGTTCTCAG TTATCCTCGCCAGGGAGTTCTATGACGTCAAATAACTCGTTTATACCAAGCATGATGAGCAAACTAGACACTGCAGATGAAAGTGAAAG cagCAGCCAAATTATTGACGACATGGAAGacacttttaaaaa ACTGGAAAATCTTCTAAACAATGAG GATGAACAAGGTAGCGATATTCCTTCGCCGCCCAATGATAAATATGGACCTGTTAGGTCAGCAACAGTTGACGGATCATCGACACAGAAAGCGTGCATCAATAAAGAACCACTACGCAACCGAAGAGAATCCGCACCAGCTAGTTATTCCTTACCAGAGGATAGTTTTCACCGACCAGGTTCACATGTTCGGCCATCGCATGACATTAGCATACCTCGGATTCCTAGAGTATTTTCAGAAGAACGTGGTCCGATTTCCGTGTCACCTTCTGGAATGAATCGCTCTTCTGTTCGAGTATCAAACATCCAGACTCATACGCGTCATCCGAACTATAGCAGTGTTCAACAACCAGCTTCTTATCCGTATCAAGGACCGCAGTCTCTTGAGTATAGGAGAAACCCAGTTCCTGAGTATGGACCAACTATAACAGAGCATCTGCATACTTCAAACAGTCATCTAACACGCCAAGGTCATGTATATTTTTGTGATCTAAACAAGCACCAGCACACAAGCTTATCTAGCTCGCCAAGTAGTGCATCCGAGCTGTGCGTTCTAAATCCAGTGACTATCAATGACTCGACGCATTTTGGCACCATGTCAGGTTATAGAGACACGCCTATTCCTGGGCCTTCACCAAACGCAAGTTATCTAAACAATACAGATTTTTACAATCAGGGGTACTTTAAAAATGGACATATTCGATCAACGAATGTTGGCGGACGGACAACGCCTGGTGCACGTacataa
- the LOC130628744 gene encoding inhibitor of nuclear factor kappa-B kinase subunit alpha-like isoform X2, translating into MKLPHKKVMSQFLNVELALNGRGRFCGKMNKVEAGEVFGDWQYHREIGSGGFGLVTAWKNQITSEMLVIKQCKQKLDPRNKGRWQDEIQLMNSNKHINLVAGRPIPTEIENALRSPEPLLGLEYCESDLRKLLGNAIHSCGLKEKMVVNILKDVSCGLEFLHKKNIVHRDLKPENILLCHQGNNVIYKITDLGYAKQLDARSICMSFVGTIQYLAPELYDYQSGYNRTADYWSFGTVIFECITGTRPFLLTEHAFQWPKLIKDKSDQHIWGYNDDLSNSVKFCADIPSPNHMCPPLLDAFKNWLQMVLKHDPKTRGKNEKGEIICYTTISSILDMKIIHILNVLTCIDVAYECRPDDCGSHLKAFLKEHTGIPIKNQLILFPCGDELEDDDSLERCHQQPDLIYLFNKNKRAEHNINIFLSQRVRELAGSPDELRKYPDLKLYWSHSLYDCSKMASEYEQLLRGQRALMINMVRTKYKKCEQLKEEFVKAAIRLDSIINIYEESYNCDLQFYKKTDLTEEEASFLEEWRVMYDEVKSFAECINNDILKEITQVQEQCSQLQQSPLISEQKQNELEELSCQAEKKVDKLRRAPPEYKDKKHDSKHIYEIIMKCVSEKERLLRIFYEHLKKVVVNRYKLTDLINKISEQNQVLKDKADIILKRQLYRQGLLWRLFGSQLSSPGSSMTSNNSFIPSMMSKLDTADESESSQIIDDMEDTFKKLENLLNNEDEQGSDIPSPPNDKYGPVRSATVDGSSTQKACINKEPLRNRRESAPASYSLPEDSFHRPGSHVRPSHDISIPRIPRVFSEERGPISVSPSGMNRSSVRVSNIQTHTRHPNYSSVQQPASYPYQGPQSLEYRRNPVPEYGPTITEHLHTSNSHLTRQGHVYFCDLNKHQHTSLSSSPSSASELCVLNPVTINDSTHFGTMSGYRDTPIPGPSPNASYLNNTDFYNQGYFKNGHIRSTNVGGRTTPGART; encoded by the exons ATGAAATTACCACATAAAAAAGTGATGAGTCAATTCTTGAATGTAGAATTGGCGCTAAATGGACGGGGTCGTTTTTGTggaaag atgaataagGTAGAAGCTGGTGAAGTATTTGGAGATTGGCAGTACCATCGTGAAATAGGCAGTGGTGGCTTTGGACTTGTAACAGCATGGAAGAATCAG ataaCCAGTGAAATGCTTGTCATTAAGCAGTGCAAGCAAAAACTTGATCCTAGAAACAAGGGTCGCTGGCAAGACGAAATCCAGCTCATGAACTCCAATAAACACATAAATTTAGTTGCTGGCCGTCCTATTCCAACAGAGATTGAAAATGCTTTGAGAAGTCCAGAACCATTGTTGGGACTTGAATATTGTGAGAGCGATTTAAGAAAG CTCCTTGGTAATGCAATACACAGTTGTggcttaaaagaaaaaatggttGTAAATATATTAAAAGATGTTTCATGTGGCTTAGAATTTcttcacaaaaaaaacattgtccATAGAGACTTAAAGCCTGAAAATATCTTGTTGTGTCATCAAGGTAATAATGTAATCTACAAGATAACAGATCTAGGCTATGCTAAGCAACTTGATGCCAGAAGTATATGTATGTCTTTTGTTGGTACTATTCAATATTTG GCTCCTGAATTATACGATTATCAAAGTGGTTATAACCGAACAGCAGACTACTGGAGTTTTGGTACTGTTATTTTTGAATGTATAACTGGAACCAGGCCCTTTTTGTTGACAGAACATGCTTTTCAGTGGCCAAAATTAATTAAAGACAAAAGCGATCAACACATATGGGGTTACAACGATGATTTATCAAACAGTGTGAAGTTTTGCGCAGATATTCCGTCTCCTAACCACATGTGTCCACCCCTTTTAGATGCATTCAAAAACTG GCTTCAAATGGTTTTAAAACATGACCCAAAAACCCGTGGCAAGAATGAGAAAGGAGAAATAATTTGTTACACAACGATTAGTAGCATTCTTGACATGAAAATCATTCACATCCTGAATGTGTTGACGTGTATTGACGTTGCGTATGAATGTCGACCTGACGACTGTGGGAGCCATTTAAAAGCTTTCCTCAAAGAGCACACAGGTATTCCTATTAAAAACCAATTAATCTTATTTCCATGTGGTGATGAACTAGAAGATGATGATAGTTTAGAAAGATGTCATCAACAACCAGATTTGATTTActtatttaacaaaaacaagCGCGCTGAGCACAATATCAATATCTTCTTGTCGCAACGCGTGCGAGAGCTTGCAGGCTCGCCAGACGAATTACGTAAATATCCAGACTTGAAGCTGTATTGGTCTCACTCTCTGTACGACTGCAGTAAAATGGCATCAGAATATGAACAGCTGCTTCGTGGTCAGCGGGCACTAATGATTAACATGGTGCGCACAAAGTATAAAAAATGCGAGCAGTTGAAAGAAGAGTTCGTGAAAGCAGCAATCCGGCTTGACTCTATTATCAATATATATGAAGAAAGTTACAATTGcgatttacaattttacaaaaagaCTGACCTCACAGAGGAAGAGGCAAGTTTTTTGGAGGAATGGAGAGTAATGTATGATGAAGTAAAAAGTTTTGCAGAGTGTATTAACAACGATATACTCAAAGAAATTACTCAAGTACAAGAACAGTGTTCGCAGTTGCAACAAAGCCCACTGATCTCTGAACAGAAACAAAATGAATTGGAAGAATT gtCGTGTCAAGCGGAGAAAAAAGTAGACAAACTGCGGAGAGCGCCTCCAGAGTACAAAGATAAGAAACATGACTCGAAACATATCtatgaaataataatgaaatgTGTCTCCGAAAAGGAAAGGTTGCTTCGAATTTTTTATGAGCATCTCAA GAAAGTCGTGGTTAATAGATATAAGTTGACCGATTTAATTAACAAAATCTCAGAACAAAATCAAGTTTTAAAGGATAAAGCAGACATAATTCTAAAG agACAGTTATATAGACAAGGTTTATTATGGAGATTATTTGGTTCTCAG TTATCCTCGCCAGGGAGTTCTATGACGTCAAATAACTCGTTTATACCAAGCATGATGAGCAAACTAGACACTGCAGATGAAAGTGAAAG CAGCCAAATTATTGACGACATGGAAGacacttttaaaaa ACTGGAAAATCTTCTAAACAATGAG GATGAACAAGGTAGCGATATTCCTTCGCCGCCCAATGATAAATATGGACCTGTTAGGTCAGCAACAGTTGACGGATCATCGACACAGAAAGCGTGCATCAATAAAGAACCACTACGCAACCGAAGAGAATCCGCACCAGCTAGTTATTCCTTACCAGAGGATAGTTTTCACCGACCAGGTTCACATGTTCGGCCATCGCATGACATTAGCATACCTCGGATTCCTAGAGTATTTTCAGAAGAACGTGGTCCGATTTCCGTGTCACCTTCTGGAATGAATCGCTCTTCTGTTCGAGTATCAAACATCCAGACTCATACGCGTCATCCGAACTATAGCAGTGTTCAACAACCAGCTTCTTATCCGTATCAAGGACCGCAGTCTCTTGAGTATAGGAGAAACCCAGTTCCTGAGTATGGACCAACTATAACAGAGCATCTGCATACTTCAAACAGTCATCTAACACGCCAAGGTCATGTATATTTTTGTGATCTAAACAAGCACCAGCACACAAGCTTATCTAGCTCGCCAAGTAGTGCATCCGAGCTGTGCGTTCTAAATCCAGTGACTATCAATGACTCGACGCATTTTGGCACCATGTCAGGTTATAGAGACACGCCTATTCCTGGGCCTTCACCAAACGCAAGTTATCTAAACAATACAGATTTTTACAATCAGGGGTACTTTAAAAATGGACATATTCGATCAACGAATGTTGGCGGACGGACAACGCCTGGTGCACGTacataa
- the LOC130628744 gene encoding inhibitor of nuclear factor kappa-B kinase subunit alpha-like isoform X1 has protein sequence MKLPHKKVMSQFLNVELALNGRGRFCGKMNKVEAGEVFGDWQYHREIGSGGFGLVTAWKNQITSEMLVIKQCKQKLDPRNKGRWQDEIQLMNSNKHINLVAGRPIPTEIENALRSPEPLLGLEYCESDLRKLLGNAIHSCGLKEKMVVNILKDVSCGLEFLHKKNIVHRDLKPENILLCHQGNNVIYKITDLGYAKQLDARSICMSFVGTIQYLAPELYDYQSGYNRTADYWSFGTVIFECITGTRPFLLTEHAFQWPKLIKDKSDQHIWGYNDDLSNSVKFCADIPSPNHMCPPLLDAFKNWLQMVLKHDPKTRGKNEKGEIICYTTISSILDMKIIHILNVLTCIDVAYECRPDDCGSHLKAFLKEHTGIPIKNQLILFPCGDELEDDDSLERCHQQPDLIYLFNKNKRAEHNINIFLSQRVRELAGSPDELRKYPDLKLYWSHSLYDCSKMASEYEQLLRGQRALMINMVRTKYKKCEQLKEEFVKAAIRLDSIINIYEESYNCDLQFYKKTDLTEEEASFLEEWRVMYDEVKSFAECINNDILKEITQVQEQCSQLQQSPLISEQKQNELEELSCQAEKKVDKLRRAPPEYKDKKHDSKHIYEIIMKCVSEKERLLRIFYEHLKKVVVNRYKLTDLINKISEQNQVLKDKADIILKRQLYRQGLLWRLFGSQLSSPGSSMTSNNSFIPSMMSKLDTADESESSSQIIDDMEDTFKKLENLLNNEDEQGSDIPSPPNDKYGPVRSATVDGSSTQKACINKEPLRNRRESAPASYSLPEDSFHRPGSHVRPSHDISIPRIPRVFSEERGPISVSPSGMNRSSVRVSNIQTHTRHPNYSSVQQPASYPYQGPQSLEYRRNPVPEYGPTITEHLHTSNSHLTRQGHVYFCDLNKHQHTSLSSSPSSASELCVLNPVTINDSTHFGTMSGYRDTPIPGPSPNASYLNNTDFYNQGYFKNGHIRSTNVGGRTTPGART, from the exons ATGAAATTACCACATAAAAAAGTGATGAGTCAATTCTTGAATGTAGAATTGGCGCTAAATGGACGGGGTCGTTTTTGTggaaag atgaataagGTAGAAGCTGGTGAAGTATTTGGAGATTGGCAGTACCATCGTGAAATAGGCAGTGGTGGCTTTGGACTTGTAACAGCATGGAAGAATCAG ataaCCAGTGAAATGCTTGTCATTAAGCAGTGCAAGCAAAAACTTGATCCTAGAAACAAGGGTCGCTGGCAAGACGAAATCCAGCTCATGAACTCCAATAAACACATAAATTTAGTTGCTGGCCGTCCTATTCCAACAGAGATTGAAAATGCTTTGAGAAGTCCAGAACCATTGTTGGGACTTGAATATTGTGAGAGCGATTTAAGAAAG CTCCTTGGTAATGCAATACACAGTTGTggcttaaaagaaaaaatggttGTAAATATATTAAAAGATGTTTCATGTGGCTTAGAATTTcttcacaaaaaaaacattgtccATAGAGACTTAAAGCCTGAAAATATCTTGTTGTGTCATCAAGGTAATAATGTAATCTACAAGATAACAGATCTAGGCTATGCTAAGCAACTTGATGCCAGAAGTATATGTATGTCTTTTGTTGGTACTATTCAATATTTG GCTCCTGAATTATACGATTATCAAAGTGGTTATAACCGAACAGCAGACTACTGGAGTTTTGGTACTGTTATTTTTGAATGTATAACTGGAACCAGGCCCTTTTTGTTGACAGAACATGCTTTTCAGTGGCCAAAATTAATTAAAGACAAAAGCGATCAACACATATGGGGTTACAACGATGATTTATCAAACAGTGTGAAGTTTTGCGCAGATATTCCGTCTCCTAACCACATGTGTCCACCCCTTTTAGATGCATTCAAAAACTG GCTTCAAATGGTTTTAAAACATGACCCAAAAACCCGTGGCAAGAATGAGAAAGGAGAAATAATTTGTTACACAACGATTAGTAGCATTCTTGACATGAAAATCATTCACATCCTGAATGTGTTGACGTGTATTGACGTTGCGTATGAATGTCGACCTGACGACTGTGGGAGCCATTTAAAAGCTTTCCTCAAAGAGCACACAGGTATTCCTATTAAAAACCAATTAATCTTATTTCCATGTGGTGATGAACTAGAAGATGATGATAGTTTAGAAAGATGTCATCAACAACCAGATTTGATTTActtatttaacaaaaacaagCGCGCTGAGCACAATATCAATATCTTCTTGTCGCAACGCGTGCGAGAGCTTGCAGGCTCGCCAGACGAATTACGTAAATATCCAGACTTGAAGCTGTATTGGTCTCACTCTCTGTACGACTGCAGTAAAATGGCATCAGAATATGAACAGCTGCTTCGTGGTCAGCGGGCACTAATGATTAACATGGTGCGCACAAAGTATAAAAAATGCGAGCAGTTGAAAGAAGAGTTCGTGAAAGCAGCAATCCGGCTTGACTCTATTATCAATATATATGAAGAAAGTTACAATTGcgatttacaattttacaaaaagaCTGACCTCACAGAGGAAGAGGCAAGTTTTTTGGAGGAATGGAGAGTAATGTATGATGAAGTAAAAAGTTTTGCAGAGTGTATTAACAACGATATACTCAAAGAAATTACTCAAGTACAAGAACAGTGTTCGCAGTTGCAACAAAGCCCACTGATCTCTGAACAGAAACAAAATGAATTGGAAGAATT gtCGTGTCAAGCGGAGAAAAAAGTAGACAAACTGCGGAGAGCGCCTCCAGAGTACAAAGATAAGAAACATGACTCGAAACATATCtatgaaataataatgaaatgTGTCTCCGAAAAGGAAAGGTTGCTTCGAATTTTTTATGAGCATCTCAA GAAAGTCGTGGTTAATAGATATAAGTTGACCGATTTAATTAACAAAATCTCAGAACAAAATCAAGTTTTAAAGGATAAAGCAGACATAATTCTAAAG agACAGTTATATAGACAAGGTTTATTATGGAGATTATTTGGTTCTCAG TTATCCTCGCCAGGGAGTTCTATGACGTCAAATAACTCGTTTATACCAAGCATGATGAGCAAACTAGACACTGCAGATGAAAGTGAAAG cagCAGCCAAATTATTGACGACATGGAAGacacttttaaaaa ACTGGAAAATCTTCTAAACAATGAG GATGAACAAGGTAGCGATATTCCTTCGCCGCCCAATGATAAATATGGACCTGTTAGGTCAGCAACAGTTGACGGATCATCGACACAGAAAGCGTGCATCAATAAAGAACCACTACGCAACCGAAGAGAATCCGCACCAGCTAGTTATTCCTTACCAGAGGATAGTTTTCACCGACCAGGTTCACATGTTCGGCCATCGCATGACATTAGCATACCTCGGATTCCTAGAGTATTTTCAGAAGAACGTGGTCCGATTTCCGTGTCACCTTCTGGAATGAATCGCTCTTCTGTTCGAGTATCAAACATCCAGACTCATACGCGTCATCCGAACTATAGCAGTGTTCAACAACCAGCTTCTTATCCGTATCAAGGACCGCAGTCTCTTGAGTATAGGAGAAACCCAGTTCCTGAGTATGGACCAACTATAACAGAGCATCTGCATACTTCAAACAGTCATCTAACACGCCAAGGTCATGTATATTTTTGTGATCTAAACAAGCACCAGCACACAAGCTTATCTAGCTCGCCAAGTAGTGCATCCGAGCTGTGCGTTCTAAATCCAGTGACTATCAATGACTCGACGCATTTTGGCACCATGTCAGGTTATAGAGACACGCCTATTCCTGGGCCTTCACCAAACGCAAGTTATCTAAACAATACAGATTTTTACAATCAGGGGTACTTTAAAAATGGACATATTCGATCAACGAATGTTGGCGGACGGACAACGCCTGGTGCACGTacataa